Proteins found in one Irregularibacter muris genomic segment:
- a CDS encoding DUF503 domain-containing protein, producing the protein MFVGICTLECRIQEAHSLKEKRSVVKSVMERIKARFNVSIIEADQQDIWQRAEIGFACVSLSQIQARKTVEKIIDFIEKDHRLEIMDSAVEIL; encoded by the coding sequence ATGTTTGTCGGGATTTGTACCTTAGAATGTAGAATTCAAGAGGCCCATTCTCTTAAAGAAAAAAGAAGTGTTGTGAAAAGCGTGATGGAAAGAATAAAAGCTAGGTTCAATGTTTCCATTATTGAAGCAGATCAACAAGACATTTGGCAAAGGGCAGAAATAGGTTTTGCCTGTGTATCTTTAAGTCAGATACAGGCAAGAAAGACGGTAGAGAAGATAATAGATTTTATAGAAAAAGATCATCGGTTGGAAATTATGGACTCTGCTGTGGAGATCCTGTAG
- a CDS encoding exodeoxyribonuclease III: MKMVSWNVNGLRACMNKGFMDYFKEVDADIFCLQEIKLQEGQIDLDLEGYDMYWNYAEKKGYSGTAIFTKHKPLSVRYGIDREEHDKEGRVITLEFEDFFMITCYTPNSQRGLARLAYRMEWEEEFRQYLNELDKEKPLILCGDLNVAHKEIDLRNPKSNTKNAGFTIEEREKMTKLLESKYIDTFRYFYPEREDAYTWWSYMRQARDRNVGWRIDYFIVSERLKDSLKDSEIHSEVLGSDHCPIVLTLEI, encoded by the coding sequence GTGAAGATGGTATCGTGGAATGTCAATGGTCTTAGGGCCTGTATGAATAAAGGATTTATGGATTATTTTAAGGAAGTGGATGCAGATATTTTCTGTTTACAGGAAATAAAACTACAAGAAGGTCAAATAGATTTGGACTTAGAAGGATATGATATGTACTGGAATTATGCAGAGAAAAAGGGATACTCCGGTACAGCTATTTTCACAAAACATAAACCTTTGTCGGTAAGATATGGAATAGATAGGGAGGAGCATGACAAAGAAGGGCGAGTCATTACCCTAGAGTTTGAAGACTTTTTCATGATAACTTGCTATACTCCAAATTCCCAAAGAGGTCTTGCAAGATTAGCGTATAGAATGGAATGGGAAGAGGAATTTAGACAGTATTTAAATGAATTAGATAAAGAAAAACCTTTAATTCTATGCGGTGACTTAAATGTTGCCCATAAAGAAATTGATTTAAGAAACCCTAAAAGCAATACAAAAAATGCAGGCTTTACTATAGAGGAACGGGAAAAAATGACAAAGCTATTAGAGTCCAAGTACATTGATACCTTTAGATATTTTTATCCCGAGAGGGAAGATGCTTATACTTGGTGGTCTTATATGAGACAGGCTAGAGATAGAAATGTTGGTTGGAGAATTGACTATTTCATTGTATCAGAAAGATTAAAAGATTCATTAAAGGATAGTGAGATTCATTCAGAAGTTTTAGGAAGCGATCACTGTCCCATTGTTTTGACATTAGAAATATAG
- a CDS encoding LacI family DNA-binding transcriptional regulator has product MTKKPVTIKEIAKEAGVSIATVSMIFNNKDKSISQATREKVLEIAKEKDYIPNSMARSLVTRQSRTLGLVLPDIVNPFFPEIARGAEDKARQARYSIIICNTDDNLEQEDKYIDILTEKMVDGIIFAHSADRKDIARESRKYRMPIVLIDRDYAMPNVMGKVLIDNQKASCKGVNYLLEKGYKKIAYIAGSMNTQTAKDRLDGYKNALAQNKITYDNHYVKIGEYKSQWGMEATRQLLEENIPFDAIFCGNDLIAIGAMKALKEASLRVPEDVGIMGFDDIYVASMVEPELTTIKQPIYEMGYRAAEILIDGIENKEQPRNKSSEGRKIILDTELIVRKSS; this is encoded by the coding sequence ATGACAAAAAAGCCGGTAACCATTAAAGAAATTGCCAAGGAGGCTGGGGTTTCCATTGCCACAGTTTCTATGATATTTAATAACAAGGATAAAAGCATTAGCCAAGCAACTCGGGAAAAGGTATTAGAAATTGCTAAGGAGAAAGATTATATTCCCAATTCAATGGCGAGAAGTCTTGTGACCAGACAGAGCAGAACCTTAGGGTTGGTATTACCAGATATTGTAAATCCATTTTTCCCGGAGATTGCCAGGGGTGCGGAAGATAAGGCAAGGCAGGCACGATATAGCATCATTATTTGTAATACAGATGATAACTTAGAACAGGAAGATAAGTATATTGACATTTTAACAGAAAAAATGGTAGATGGGATTATATTTGCCCATTCTGCAGACCGAAAAGACATTGCTAGAGAATCTCGAAAATATAGAATGCCTATTGTGTTAATTGATAGGGACTATGCAATGCCAAATGTAATGGGAAAGGTGCTTATAGACAATCAGAAAGCTTCCTGCAAAGGGGTAAATTATCTTTTGGAAAAGGGATATAAAAAAATTGCCTATATTGCAGGTTCTATGAATACACAAACGGCCAAAGATAGATTAGATGGATACAAAAATGCATTGGCTCAAAACAAAATTACCTATGATAACCATTATGTAAAAATAGGTGAGTACAAAAGTCAATGGGGTATGGAAGCCACAAGACAATTGTTGGAGGAAAATATACCCTTTGATGCGATATTTTGTGGAAACGATTTAATTGCTATAGGAGCTATGAAAGCCCTTAAAGAGGCCTCTTTAAGGGTGCCGGAGGATGTTGGGATTATGGGATTTGATGATATTTATGTGGCCAGTATGGTAGAACCAGAGCTTACAACCATTAAACAGCCAATTTATGAGATGGGTTATCGGGCGGCAGAGATACTTATAGACGGTATTGAAAATAAAGAACAGCCAAGAAATAAATCCTCGGAGGGAAGAAAGATAATTTTAGATACCGAGTTAATTGTTAGAAAATCTAGTTAA
- the rbsK gene encoding ribokinase: protein MIAVVGSLNMDLVINADRIPRSGETVMGKSFKQIPGGKGANQADAIAKLGCEVHMIGCVGQDAMGRILKDSLKRDGVNIEGVLEKTDASTGVASIIVDPKGNNVITVAPGANYRLTVEDIDNFSPIITTADLLLLQLETTLETVRESLRIAKSAGKMTILNPAPAAKLDKEILMNTDVLTPNETELELLSEYPTDTLEGIEIAGKKMVDKGVKEVVVTLGHKGCMYINREETKHYPAYKVRAIDTTAAGDSFNAALAASLSKDQTMDAAIAFAMKVGAMTVTKEGAQTSLPLLREVDQFEDWFNGQNTM, encoded by the coding sequence ATGATCGCAGTAGTGGGGAGTTTAAATATGGACTTGGTGATTAATGCAGATAGAATTCCTAGATCTGGGGAGACGGTGATGGGAAAAAGCTTTAAACAAATTCCTGGAGGGAAAGGAGCCAACCAAGCCGATGCTATTGCAAAGCTAGGATGTGAAGTACATATGATAGGTTGTGTAGGGCAAGACGCTATGGGGAGGATTTTGAAAGATTCCCTTAAAAGGGATGGGGTCAATATAGAGGGAGTTTTGGAAAAAACCGATGCTTCCACTGGAGTAGCCTCCATTATCGTTGATCCTAAAGGGAATAATGTGATCACCGTGGCACCAGGGGCAAATTATAGGTTAACTGTGGAAGATATTGATAATTTTAGTCCAATCATTACCACAGCAGATCTTTTGCTCCTTCAGCTTGAAACTACCTTAGAAACCGTTAGAGAATCCTTGAGAATAGCTAAATCAGCAGGAAAAATGACGATATTGAATCCTGCACCAGCAGCTAAGCTGGATAAAGAAATTCTTATGAATACAGATGTTTTAACACCCAATGAAACGGAATTGGAGTTATTAAGTGAGTATCCAACAGATACCCTGGAAGGGATAGAGATTGCCGGAAAGAAAATGGTAGACAAAGGGGTAAAAGAGGTGGTAGTAACCTTGGGCCATAAGGGATGTATGTACATAAATAGAGAAGAAACAAAGCATTATCCGGCATATAAAGTGAGAGCCATAGATACGACAGCTGCCGGAGATAGCTTTAATGCAGCCTTGGCCGCAAGCCTCAGTAAGGACCAAACCATGGATGCTGCCATTGCATTTGCCATGAAAGTTGGTGCAATGACCGTGACAAAGGAAGGAGCCCAGACTTCCCTTCCCTTGTTAAGAGAAGTTGACCAATTTGAAGACTGGTTCAATGGGCAAAACACGATGTAA
- a CDS encoding threonine aldolase family protein: MYSFMNDYSEGAHPQVLDLMIKANLEQNGGYGQDIHSEKAKEYMKKAMEREDADIHFIPGGTQSNLLVIGSFLRPHQCVISADTGHITGHESGAIEATGHKVISVPCKEGKLTPYEIQRALEENAEEYTPQPKMVYISNSTELGSLYSKAELEALHAICKEKDLLLFMDGARLGSALMSEANDLALKDIARLVDVFYIGGTKNGALLGEAIVILRDELKTDFRILMKQRGAMMAKGFVLGIQFEALFQDNLYFDLARHANKMAEKIASSLEALDYTFYEKPVSNQLFITLPNTLLEKLSKEFKYTVQEKLDKDRTVIRLVTSWATTEESVDALIEFFKKNR, translated from the coding sequence ATGTACAGTTTTATGAATGATTATAGTGAGGGAGCCCATCCACAGGTTCTAGATCTCATGATCAAAGCAAATTTAGAACAAAATGGAGGATATGGGCAAGATATTCACAGTGAAAAAGCAAAGGAATATATGAAAAAGGCTATGGAAAGGGAAGATGCAGATATTCATTTTATTCCTGGAGGTACCCAAAGTAATCTTCTTGTGATTGGTTCCTTTCTTCGTCCCCACCAATGTGTGATTTCTGCGGATACCGGCCATATCACAGGTCATGAATCAGGGGCTATAGAGGCAACTGGACATAAGGTTATTAGTGTGCCCTGTAAAGAAGGGAAACTTACACCCTATGAAATACAGAGAGCCCTTGAGGAAAACGCTGAAGAGTATACACCTCAACCAAAGATGGTATATATATCCAACTCTACCGAGTTGGGAAGCTTATATTCTAAGGCAGAATTAGAAGCTCTTCATGCTATCTGCAAGGAAAAAGACTTACTTCTCTTTATGGACGGTGCCCGCCTTGGTTCAGCTTTGATGAGTGAAGCCAATGATTTAGCATTAAAGGACATTGCAAGGTTAGTGGATGTTTTCTATATTGGCGGCACCAAAAACGGTGCATTATTAGGAGAAGCTATTGTTATTCTTAGGGATGAGCTCAAGACAGATTTTCGTATCCTAATGAAGCAACGAGGAGCTATGATGGCTAAAGGATTTGTCTTAGGCATCCAATTTGAAGCCCTGTTCCAAGATAATCTGTACTTCGACCTGGCAAGGCACGCCAATAAAATGGCAGAGAAAATAGCCAGTTCATTAGAAGCCTTGGATTATACCTTTTATGAGAAGCCTGTCTCCAATCAGCTATTTATCACACTACCCAATACTTTACTGGAAAAGTTATCAAAGGAATTTAAATACACAGTACAAGAAAAGCTGGACAAGGACAGGACAGTAATAAGGCTTGTTACCTCTTGGGCTACCACAGAGGAAAGTGTAGATGCCTTAATCGAATTCTTCAAGAAAAATAGATAA
- the rbsD gene encoding D-ribose pyranase, with protein MKKSTLLHSEISYVISKMGHTDTLTIGDAGLPVPKGVQRIDLAVSKGIPSFMEVFEAILSEQQIEMVIMAKEIKEKSIDLHHKILEKICSLKQQDNRDIQIFYVSHEEFKEKTLESKAIIRTGEFTPYANIILVSGVVF; from the coding sequence GTGAAAAAAAGCACGTTATTACATTCGGAAATTTCCTATGTGATATCTAAAATGGGGCATACAGATACTTTAACCATTGGGGATGCCGGACTACCTGTACCAAAGGGTGTTCAAAGGATAGATTTAGCAGTATCAAAGGGCATACCTAGTTTTATGGAGGTTTTTGAGGCCATTTTATCTGAACAACAAATAGAAATGGTGATTATGGCTAAGGAAATAAAGGAAAAAAGCATAGATCTTCATCATAAAATTTTGGAGAAAATCTGCAGTCTCAAACAACAGGATAACCGAGATATTCAAATATTCTATGTCTCCCATGAGGAATTTAAAGAAAAAACCTTAGAGAGCAAGGCCATTATTAGAACTGGCGAATTTACACCCTATGCAAATATTATTTTGGTATCGGGAGTAGTCTTTTAA
- a CDS encoding amidohydrolase family protein, with product MDLIIRNARLRNKEGLWDMGIQEGKITALAERLEVKAKEEIDAKGNLTTPAFIDPHIHLDKVNIVDVVRENKTGTLTEAIEIIWDKKKNYTTEDVVERAGQVIKMGVLNGTTRMRTHVDIDTIGKLKPLEGVLATKEKYKDIMDIQTIAFPQEGIIKDPGCEKLMEEAMEMGADIVGGMPANENTPEDSKKHIEICFDIAEKYNADVDMHVDETDDPFYRTLEMLADETIKRGWQGRVTAGHTCALAAYDDHYASYVIDKVKKAGIHMITNPVTNLMLQGRKDKQPIRRGITRVKELLEAGINVSFGQDCVKDTFYPFGKADMLEVALVTAHAAQMSLPQEIEKVFDMITQDAAKILGVKNYGIEEGNIADIVIIDAKTPRDAIRLQPDRLYTIKGGKVVARSQSNREILL from the coding sequence ATGGATCTTATAATTCGTAATGCAAGGCTTAGAAACAAAGAAGGACTATGGGATATGGGAATTCAAGAGGGGAAAATCACAGCCCTAGCAGAGAGGCTGGAAGTCAAGGCCAAAGAAGAAATAGATGCCAAGGGGAATCTAACCACCCCAGCTTTTATTGATCCCCATATCCATTTAGATAAAGTCAATATCGTAGATGTAGTACGGGAGAATAAAACCGGTACCCTCACAGAGGCTATTGAAATTATTTGGGATAAAAAGAAAAATTATACTACTGAGGATGTGGTAGAAAGAGCAGGCCAGGTAATCAAAATGGGGGTATTAAACGGCACCACTCGCATGAGAACTCATGTGGATATAGATACCATAGGAAAGTTAAAACCCCTAGAAGGAGTACTTGCTACCAAAGAGAAATATAAAGACATTATGGATATTCAAACCATAGCCTTTCCCCAGGAAGGAATAATCAAAGATCCCGGTTGTGAAAAACTCATGGAAGAAGCTATGGAAATGGGGGCAGATATTGTAGGGGGCATGCCTGCCAATGAGAATACTCCGGAAGACAGTAAAAAACATATTGAAATCTGCTTTGATATTGCGGAAAAGTATAATGCAGATGTGGATATGCATGTGGACGAAACCGATGATCCCTTTTACAGAACTTTAGAAATGCTGGCCGATGAGACCATAAAAAGAGGATGGCAAGGAAGAGTTACCGCAGGCCATACTTGCGCCCTAGCGGCCTATGATGACCACTATGCCAGCTATGTCATTGACAAAGTGAAAAAGGCCGGTATTCATATGATTACCAATCCAGTTACTAACCTAATGCTTCAAGGGAGAAAGGATAAACAGCCTATAAGACGAGGGATTACTCGAGTCAAGGAACTATTGGAGGCAGGAATCAATGTAAGCTTTGGACAAGATTGTGTCAAAGATACCTTCTACCCCTTTGGAAAGGCAGATATGCTAGAAGTCGCTTTAGTTACTGCCCATGCAGCTCAAATGAGTTTACCCCAGGAAATAGAAAAAGTCTTTGATATGATTACCCAAGATGCTGCCAAAATCTTGGGCGTGAAAAATTATGGAATAGAAGAAGGGAATATCGCAGATATCGTCATTATAGATGCAAAGACACCCCGAGATGCCATAAGGCTTCAGCCCGATAGACTTTATACCATTAAAGGGGGCAAAGTTGTAGCTAGAAGTCAAAGCAATAGGGAAATACTTCTATAG
- a CDS encoding ABC-F family ATP-binding cassette domain-containing protein yields the protein MNLLSVENISKKYSEKELFHHISFGIHEGDKIGLIGINGTGKSTLLKVLIGQEAAEDGRIIKGNDVRIEYLSQNPYFDQESTVLEQVFQGSAKEMEIIREYNKALESPRTSSEEIIRLSQQMDALNAWELESEAKTILTKLGITDFKAIVGKLSGGQKKRIALASALIKPSDLLILDEPTNHLDDDSIDWLEGYLNNRKGSLLMITHDRYFLDRIVNKIIELDKGKLYEYQGNYQYFLEKKMEREQLQSSLEQKRQQLYNKELKWIRTGAKARTTKQKARIGRFEKLKEGKTNLNTEKMELSVGATRLGRKVIEAINISKSFGDKKVIQDFSYTLLRDDRVGIIGANGKGKSTLINILAGKIKPDTGRVESGETVKIGLFSQESYHIDEKLRAIEYIKDAAEYIETAQGDKITASQMMERFLFDGTLQWTYISKLSGGEKRRLHLLRVLMEAPNVLLLDEPTNDLDIETLTILEDYLEGFPGAVIAVSHDRYFLDKITEKIFLFKEQGEIEQHTGNYTEFLLSQKDNLEEDSQDKEKSPKEKKVNISYKRNKEKPLKFTYKEQREYETIDDEITELEDKIEKVEAQMGQTTTDYILLQELTEEKSKLETALEEKMQRWVYLNELAEKIGQ from the coding sequence GTGAACTTATTAAGTGTAGAGAATATATCAAAAAAATATAGCGAAAAAGAGCTATTTCATCATATAAGTTTTGGAATACACGAAGGGGATAAAATTGGACTGATTGGCATTAATGGCACAGGGAAAAGCACTTTGCTCAAGGTACTTATAGGACAAGAGGCAGCAGAGGATGGAAGAATTATTAAAGGGAACGACGTCAGGATTGAATACCTGAGCCAAAATCCTTATTTTGATCAGGAATCTACAGTTTTAGAGCAGGTATTTCAAGGAAGTGCCAAGGAAATGGAGATCATTAGAGAGTACAATAAAGCCTTAGAGTCCCCAAGGACGTCCAGTGAGGAAATCATTAGACTAAGTCAGCAAATGGATGCTTTGAATGCCTGGGAATTAGAAAGTGAGGCCAAGACCATCCTTACAAAATTAGGCATTACAGATTTTAAAGCCATAGTGGGAAAGCTATCTGGGGGGCAGAAAAAAAGAATAGCCCTGGCATCGGCTTTGATTAAACCCAGCGATTTACTGATCTTAGATGAGCCTACCAACCATTTAGATGATGACTCCATTGATTGGTTAGAGGGATATCTAAATAATCGAAAGGGTTCTCTCTTGATGATTACCCATGACCGGTATTTTCTAGATAGAATCGTGAACAAAATTATAGAATTGGATAAGGGAAAGCTCTATGAGTATCAAGGAAACTATCAGTATTTTTTAGAAAAGAAAATGGAACGAGAGCAATTACAGAGTTCTTTAGAGCAAAAAAGACAGCAATTGTATAATAAAGAGTTAAAATGGATAAGAACAGGGGCTAAGGCTAGAACCACCAAGCAAAAGGCAAGAATAGGGAGATTTGAAAAGCTCAAAGAGGGAAAAACAAACCTAAATACAGAAAAGATGGAGTTATCTGTAGGAGCTACAAGACTAGGACGAAAAGTAATAGAAGCAATCAATATCTCAAAAAGCTTTGGAGATAAAAAGGTCATCCAAGATTTCAGCTATACTCTTTTAAGGGATGACAGAGTAGGCATCATAGGAGCAAATGGCAAAGGAAAATCTACCTTAATCAACATTCTAGCAGGTAAAATAAAGCCAGATACCGGTAGGGTAGAAAGTGGTGAAACCGTAAAGATCGGTCTATTTTCCCAGGAAAGCTATCATATTGATGAAAAGCTTAGGGCCATAGAATATATCAAAGACGCAGCAGAATATATAGAAACTGCCCAGGGAGATAAAATAACCGCCTCTCAAATGATGGAAAGATTTTTATTTGATGGTACCCTACAATGGACCTATATTTCCAAACTTTCTGGGGGAGAAAAAAGAAGACTGCACCTTTTAAGAGTATTGATGGAGGCGCCTAATGTACTTTTATTAGATGAACCTACCAATGATCTGGATATAGAAACCTTGACCATTTTAGAGGACTATTTAGAAGGTTTTCCAGGGGCGGTGATTGCGGTATCTCACGATAGATATTTCCTAGATAAAATAACCGAAAAAATATTCTTATTTAAGGAGCAGGGAGAGATAGAACAACATACGGGGAATTATACTGAGTTTTTATTGTCCCAAAAAGATAATCTTGAAGAAGACAGTCAAGACAAAGAAAAGAGTCCTAAGGAGAAAAAGGTCAATATCTCTTACAAAAGGAATAAAGAAAAACCTTTAAAATTTACTTATAAAGAACAAAGAGAATATGAAACCATAGATGATGAGATTACAGAATTAGAGGATAAAATAGAAAAAGTAGAAGCACAAATGGGGCAAACAACGACTGATTATATCCTTCTTCAGGAATTGACAGAAGAGAAGTCTAAGCTGGAAACAGCTCTAGAAGAGAAAATGCAAAGATGGGTATATCTCAATGAATTAGCTGAAAAAATTGGACAATAG